In Clavibacter californiensis, the sequence GACGCGAACGCCGCGTGGAGGTTTCGGGATTCGACTGCGCGCTGGTCGACGTGAGCGGCATCCTCCGCCACCCACGGCATCCCGCTGCCCCGGGCGGCCATGAGCTCCCGCCGCACGTCGGCAGCGTCCTGGAACCCGAGGGAGCGCACCAGCCGCGAGACGGTGGCCTTCGACGTCCCGGACTCGGCGGCGAGGTGCGCGGAGGTCCCGACGAGCAGGAGCTCCGGGTCGTGGCGGACCATCGCGGCGACTCGGCGCTCGGCGGGCGAGAGCCGATCCCAGACGGCGTCGATGCGCTCGCGCACGTCGGGCTGCGCCGCCGTCATGACGCGCTCCGTCCCAGATGGGCGATCGCTTCCACGAGCGCATCCAGCCCGAGCGCGATGTCGCCCTCGGAGACGAACTCGTCCGGGTGGTGGCTGATGCCGTCCGGGTTGCGGAGGAACAGCATCGCGACGTCGGTGATGCGCCCGAGCGACATGGCGTCGTGGCCTGCGCGCGAGAACAGCTCCATCGGCTGCGCCTGTCCGGTGGCGACGATGCCGGCGCGGACGGCGGCCATCAGGCGCGGCGAGCAGGGCACGGTGGGAGCGCGATGCACCTCCGTAGGGGTCACGCTCACCCCACGGCGCTCCCCGATGCCGGCGAACGCCGTGGCGATCTCGTCCCAGACGCGGTCGCGTCCGTCGTCGGACTCCGCACGCAGGTCGACGGAGAACCACGCGTGGCCCGGCACGACGTTCACCGCGCCCGGTGCGATGGTCATCGTGCCGACGGTGCCGACCGCGCCGAGGTGGTGCGAGCTGCGGCAGATCCGCTCGACGGCCAGTGCCGCCTCGGCTGCGGCGAGCAGGGCGTCGTGTCGCCGCTCGTACGGGGTGCCACCGGCGTGCCTGGCCTCCCCGACCGCCTCGACCGTGAACCGTCGGGCGCCGGCGACGCTCGTGACGACGCCGAGCGCCTGGCCCGCGTCGTCCAGGAAGGGCCCCTGCTCGATGTGCGCCTCGAGGTACCCGACGAGTCGGGCCGGGTCGATCGCGGCGTCGCCGACGCGGGCGGGGTCGAGCCCGAAGTCCGTGAACGCCTGCCGCAGCGAGATCCCGTCGGCGTCGGCGAGATCCCACCAGGCGTCGTCCCACACCCCGGCGACCGCCGAGGACCCGAGGAGCGCCTTGCCGAACCGGGTGCCCTCCTCGTCGGAGAAGGCGATGACCTGGATGCCGAACGGCAGCGGCCCCTGGCCCGTCAGCCGGGCGACCGCCGCGACCCCCATGAGCACGCCGACGATTCCGTCGTAGGGCCCGGCGTCCACGACGGTGTCGAGGTGCGACCCGACGAGCAGCACGGGGGCGTCGTCCGTCGCGCCGGGGACGCTGCCGTGCAGGTTGCCGGCGTCGTCCTGCCACGTGGTCATCCCGGCGTCCTGCATCCACCGCGCGACCATCGTGTTCACGCGCGCGTGCTCGGGCGACAGGTGCACGCGGGTGATGCTCCCGGGCGTCGAGGTCACGGCGGCGAGCTCGCCGCACCATCCGACGATCGTCGCGGCGTCCGGTACGGCGGCGGCCGTCACGACACCACCGCCGAGGACGCCGGGGCTGCCGCGGTCGGGGCCGCGTACGCGTCGAGCGCCGCGTCGACGCCGCCGCCCTGCGGCACGGGGAACCCGCCCCGACGCAGCACCTGCTCGAGCGCGGACAGCGTCGTCACGACGGCGTCCTTGCGGGCGTTGTAGCCCATCGTCCCGATGCGCCAGACCCGCCCGCGCAGGGGCCCGAACGAGGTCCCGATCTCGATGCCGTGGTCCGCGAGCATGGCCCCGCGCACGGCGTCCCCGTCGACGACGTCCGGGATCCGCACCGCGACGACGTTGTGCATCTTGTGCGCCACGTCCCCGAAGACCTGCAGCCCGAGCTCCTGCACGCCGGTCAGCATCGCGCGGCCGGCGAGCTCGTGCCGGGCGACGACGGCGTCGCGGCCTTCCTCGAGCAGGATCCGGGCGCACTCGTGGGCGGCGTAGAGCATCGACGCGGCCTCGGTGTGG encodes:
- a CDS encoding allantoate amidohydrolase, whose product is MTAAAVPDAATIVGWCGELAAVTSTPGSITRVHLSPEHARVNTMVARWMQDAGMTTWQDDAGNLHGSVPGATDDAPVLLVGSHLDTVVDAGPYDGIVGVLMGVAAVARLTGQGPLPFGIQVIAFSDEEGTRFGKALLGSSAVAGVWDDAWWDLADADGISLRQAFTDFGLDPARVGDAAIDPARLVGYLEAHIEQGPFLDDAGQALGVVTSVAGARRFTVEAVGEARHAGGTPYERRHDALLAAAEAALAVERICRSSHHLGAVGTVGTMTIAPGAVNVVPGHAWFSVDLRAESDDGRDRVWDEIATAFAGIGERRGVSVTPTEVHRAPTVPCSPRLMAAVRAGIVATGQAQPMELFSRAGHDAMSLGRITDVAMLFLRNPDGISHHPDEFVSEGDIALGLDALVEAIAHLGRSAS